One Alphaproteobacteria bacterium LSUCC0396 genomic region harbors:
- a CDS encoding phosphosulfolactate synthase, producing MPFTTAFEFVSIDKRRTVSKPRKSGITMVSDYQLGLASLSDLIDVAGHYIDLFKIATGTSRLFEKTHLQAKIEMLRANDIRPFLGGQFQEYVLHTMGVDAMPRHLSEAQALGFDIIEISDNMVQLGQGLRQQLFDMVRDQGMNPVGEIGDKRQSSSIMSIIDDVNEVLEMGAEFALIEAAELMHGGVPNEALILALRQNVDITRCIFELATPRVGSTTVQIYAGKKFLVKTFGPDVNLGNVTPDVVIETETTRLGLGSAGPLDFLEKS from the coding sequence ATGCCGTTTACGACAGCTTTCGAATTTGTTTCTATTGATAAGCGTAGAACCGTCTCAAAGCCCCGCAAATCTGGTATCACAATGGTGTCCGACTATCAATTGGGGTTGGCGTCTTTGTCTGACCTTATTGACGTTGCTGGTCATTATATTGATTTGTTCAAAATTGCTACTGGCACATCCCGGCTTTTTGAGAAGACGCATTTGCAGGCAAAAATTGAGATGCTGCGCGCAAACGATATTAGGCCGTTTCTTGGAGGCCAATTTCAAGAATATGTTCTTCACACAATGGGCGTTGATGCCATGCCGCGACATTTGAGTGAAGCGCAGGCTCTTGGCTTCGATATTATAGAAATTTCTGACAATATGGTTCAACTTGGCCAAGGTTTGAGGCAACAGCTCTTTGATATGGTTCGCGATCAGGGCATGAACCCTGTTGGCGAGATCGGCGATAAAAGGCAAAGCTCTTCGATAATGTCAATCATTGACGACGTGAATGAGGTTTTGGAAATGGGCGCAGAGTTTGCCCTAATCGAGGCAGCTGAGTTGATGCATGGAGGCGTGCCAAACGAGGCGTTGATTTTGGCTCTTCGGCAAAATGTTGATATTACCCGATGTATCTTTGAACTCGCAACGCCGCGCGTTGGGAGTACCACGGTTCAAATTTATGCCGGAAAAAAATTCCTTGTGAAAACGTTTGGCCCAGATGTGAATTTGGGCAACGTGACACCCGATGTGGTGATAGAGACTGAAACAACTCGTCTTGGATTGGGATCTGCCGGGCCTCTCGATTTTCTCGAAAAAAGCTAA
- a CDS encoding arginase family protein, which produces MTITIPKTNPPTDTSFVNLPVISDWQDLHAEAVIFGVPYGKPYLKHLFPNNQSTAPVALRAASPRILIDGQALDADFQHAICLDDFAIVDGGDIPFDGGDIQQHYAAAENAVRFAVQRGIMPISIGGDDGVTNPVIRGLDALSDITLIQIDAHLDWRDERYGIYDGYSSPMRRAAEQDHITAIHQIGIRSFGSAQKSEIDIARKWGAQIHPAKDIHRHGIAPVIAALPSSGKFFVTLDVDGLDPSVMPGTIALAPGGLMWWHIIELFEALAAKGQIVGLNLVELAPKNDLNQLSMIGAGRLILKLIMLQLMKSKDRAG; this is translated from the coding sequence ATGACGATCACCATTCCCAAAACCAATCCGCCCACCGACACCAGCTTCGTTAATCTTCCGGTCATTAGCGACTGGCAAGATCTGCACGCCGAGGCGGTTATTTTTGGTGTGCCTTATGGCAAGCCCTATCTTAAGCATTTGTTTCCTAATAACCAATCGACTGCCCCGGTTGCGTTGCGTGCAGCAAGCCCGCGGATTCTAATTGATGGTCAAGCGCTAGATGCTGATTTCCAGCACGCTATCTGTTTGGATGATTTTGCAATCGTCGATGGCGGCGATATTCCTTTTGACGGGGGCGATATTCAGCAGCATTACGCCGCTGCAGAAAATGCCGTTCGCTTTGCCGTTCAGCGCGGTATTATGCCAATTAGCATTGGCGGCGATGATGGCGTGACCAACCCGGTGATAAGGGGGCTTGATGCCCTATCAGATATCACCTTAATTCAGATTGACGCGCATTTGGATTGGCGTGATGAACGCTATGGCATTTATGACGGCTATTCCAGCCCCATGCGCCGCGCCGCCGAGCAGGACCATATTACTGCCATTCACCAGATCGGCATCCGTTCGTTTGGGAGTGCGCAAAAGTCGGAAATAGACATTGCGCGCAAATGGGGCGCACAGATTCATCCGGCAAAGGATATTCACCGACACGGTATCGCGCCGGTGATTGCTGCGCTACCATCATCGGGCAAGTTTTTTGTCACCTTGGATGTTGATGGGCTTGATCCTTCGGTGATGCCGGGAACAATTGCGCTCGCGCCGGGTGGGCTGATGTGGTGGCATATTATCGAGCTGTTTGAGGCACTAGCGGCAAAGGGACAGATTGTGGGGTTGAACCTTGTTGAGTTGGCGCCAAAAAATGATCTGAATCAGCTTTCGATGATTGGTGCTGGCCGATTGATACTCAAGCTGATCATGCTGCAGTTAATGAAATCAAAAGACCGGGCGGGGTAG